A genome region from Heyndrickxia acidicola includes the following:
- a CDS encoding thiazole synthase: MLKIGPYSFHSRLLLGTGKFPNYEIQKKAVDISETQILTFAVRRMNIFEASQPNFLEMLDTTQYTLLPNTAGAATAEEAVRIARLAKASGLCDMIKVEVIGDSKTLLPDPIETVKASEILLEEGFIVLPYISDDVILARRLQEMGVHAIMPGASPIGSGQGIVNPLNIRLIIEQATVPVIVDAGIGTASDATLAMELGADAVLLNTAVSGATDPVKMALAMKLGIEAGRLAYEAGRIPKKRYATASSPLEGMSRV; the protein is encoded by the coding sequence ATGTTGAAAATTGGACCTTATTCTTTTCATTCACGGTTGTTGCTTGGGACAGGGAAATTTCCAAACTATGAGATTCAAAAGAAAGCGGTGGATATCTCTGAAACTCAAATTCTTACTTTTGCTGTCCGTAGAATGAATATTTTTGAGGCAAGCCAACCCAATTTTTTAGAAATGCTCGATACGACCCAGTATACATTGCTTCCCAATACAGCAGGTGCTGCTACGGCGGAAGAAGCGGTAAGAATTGCCAGACTGGCAAAAGCTTCAGGCCTATGTGATATGATCAAGGTTGAAGTGATTGGGGACTCTAAAACGCTTTTGCCCGATCCCATTGAAACAGTGAAAGCCTCGGAAATCCTGTTGGAGGAAGGCTTTATTGTTCTCCCATATATTTCGGACGATGTCATTTTAGCCAGACGTCTTCAGGAAATGGGTGTGCATGCCATTATGCCGGGGGCTTCTCCGATTGGTTCAGGGCAAGGGATTGTGAATCCGTTAAATATTCGTTTGATTATTGAACAAGCCACGGTTCCCGTCATTGTGGATGCGGGAATCGGGACAGCATCCGATGCAACGCTTGCCATGGAACTGGGAGCAGATGCCGTTCTCTTAAATACAGCGGTATCGGGGGCAACAGATCCTGTAAAAATGGCTTTGGCTATGAAACTGGGAATCGAAGCAGGGCGTCTTGCTTATGAGGCGGGACGTATTCCAAAAAAACGGTATGCAACCGCCAGCAGTCCGCTTGAAGGGATGAGCAGGGTGTGA
- a CDS encoding thiazole biosynthesis adenylyltransferase ThiF has product MNDRYSRQELFTHIGPEGQRKLADKHVLLIGAGALGTGSAEALVRAGVGNITIVDRDYVEWSNLQRQVLYTEEDAEERMPKAIAAKNRLQLVNSKVKIDGIVADVTVQEIESLVKGVNLIIDATDNFETRLLINDISQKQRIPWIYGACVGSYGLTYTIIPDTTPCLHCMLESVPLGGATCDTAGIIAPAVQMVVSYQTAEALKILVEDWNALRSTLISFDLWKNQYTAINLDRIRKQSCLSCGSSPTYPFLDYSNQTKTAVLCGRDTVQIRPAQRIERNLQELERLLSSHGTIKRNAFLLSFTAASHRMVLFADGRVLVHGTKDITEAKRLYHKYLG; this is encoded by the coding sequence GTGAACGACCGTTATTCTCGCCAGGAATTGTTTACACACATCGGTCCTGAGGGACAAAGAAAGCTGGCCGATAAGCATGTCCTTTTGATCGGTGCAGGAGCACTGGGGACAGGAAGCGCAGAAGCGTTGGTTCGAGCGGGTGTGGGGAACATTACCATTGTCGATCGGGATTATGTAGAGTGGAGCAATTTGCAAAGACAGGTGCTGTATACAGAAGAGGATGCAGAAGAAAGAATGCCAAAAGCCATTGCTGCAAAAAACAGGCTGCAGCTTGTAAACTCTAAAGTTAAGATAGATGGCATTGTTGCGGATGTGACGGTTCAGGAAATAGAGTCTCTCGTTAAGGGTGTGAATCTTATTATCGATGCAACTGATAATTTTGAAACACGCCTGTTGATCAATGATATTTCTCAAAAACAGCGTATTCCATGGATTTATGGTGCCTGTGTAGGAAGTTATGGGCTGACCTACACCATTATTCCAGACACGACACCGTGCTTACATTGTATGTTGGAATCTGTTCCTTTAGGTGGAGCTACGTGTGACACGGCCGGCATCATTGCTCCTGCTGTTCAAATGGTAGTTTCCTATCAAACAGCTGAAGCGTTAAAAATTTTGGTGGAAGACTGGAACGCTTTACGAAGCACTCTGATTTCCTTTGATCTATGGAAAAATCAGTATACAGCCATTAACTTGGATAGAATTCGTAAGCAAAGCTGTTTATCCTGCGGTTCTTCTCCTACCTATCCCTTTTTAGACTACTCTAATCAGACAAAAACAGCTGTATTATGCGGCAGGGATACCGTACAGATCCGCCCTGCCCAGCGGATTGAAAGAAACTTGCAAGAATTGGAAAGACTGCTTTCCTCCCATGGAACCATTAAAAGAAATGCGTTTCTGCTTTCCTTTACGGCAGCATCTCATAGGATGGTTCTTTTTGCGGACGGCCGTGTACTGGTTCACGGAACAAAAGATATTACGGAAGCTAAGAGACTTTACCATAAGTATCTTGGTTAA